Genomic segment of Corynebacterium urealyticum DSM 7109:
AGGGTGATGGGTCCGACGCGGCCCATGAACATGAGGACGCAGAGGAGGATCTGCGAGGCACCGCTGAGGTCAGCGGTAATGCCGGTGGAGAGGCCGACGGTGGCGAAGGCGGAGATGACCTCGAAATGGATTTGGTCGGCGCTGAACTGAGAGTTGAACGTACGGAGGCACGCGATAACGAATGTTATGACACCTACCGCCACAGCACCGACGGTGAGAGCCTGGCGGATCACGGTGTGGTCAACGCGACGACCGCCGACGACAGTATCTTTGTCACCCTTAATTTCTGCCACGATCGCCGCGAGCACCACGAAGAACGTGGTGATTTTCAGGCCACCTGCGGTACCGCCGGATCCGCCTCCAATGAACATCAGAATGTCGGTGCCCATCAGGGTATTGGGGGACATCTCGCCAAAGTCCACGGACTGGAAACCAGCGGTACGGGTCGTAATGGACTGAAACACTGCCGCTAGGGCGGCATCCCAGCTGCTCAGCTCGGCGAATGCATGATTGCGCTCGAGCACCCAGAACATGACGAAGCCGCCGATGAGGAGTACCGCAGTGCCATCAAGAGTGATCCGAGCGGTCATAGACAGCCGCGGCGGTTTCCTTCGCTGCCTGCGCAGGCGCACTCGCGCGATGAGCTCATCGAGCACAGGAAAGCCGAGCCCGCCAAAGACGATCGCCAAGCCGATCGGCAGGACGATCCATGCATCGCCGACATAAGGAATGAGGCTACCGGCGTTCAGCCCGAAACCGGCGTTATTGAAGGCGGAAACGGCGTGGAAGATACCCATCCACGCAGCAGAGCCCAGGCTATCGACATAACCGCCCGTGAACATTCGTATCGCGAGGACGCCCGCAACGAGCAGCTCGCAGATCACTGTGAGAACGATGGCGCCAATAATGGTGGATTTCACGCTGCCGACGGTGAGCGTGCGCCGCTCCGCGACGGTATAAAGCTTAGTTTTCAGCCCTAGTCGGCCACTGAGGATGAGCCCAGCCAAAGACGTCAAGGACATGATCCCGAAGCCACCGATTTGGATGAGGGCCAGAATGACGACCTGCCCGGCGGCAGTAAAACCCGTGCCGGTGTCGCGAACACCCAGCCCGGTCAGCGTCACGGCGGACGTCGCGGTAAAGAAAGCCTCGAGCGGCGAGACGGAGTTACCGTCGGGCGCGGAGAACGGCATCAGCAGCAAGAAAGTGCCGAGCACGATGAGGCTCAAAAACCCGACAGACACGAGGCGCGCCGGATTCTGCGTCAGGGACGCGGATAACCGATTCACCAGAATGATCCTAGACCTGTAGTGGCGCGCACACTAGAGTTTTGTGATCGATTCAGAAACACGGGGCTACAGGGATCATCGCGACATCCGTCGGCAAGCAGCCTGGTCGCTATTGTCCGATAATATACATTATGACACTTTGCTTTTATGGGGCCGGGCCTGCGCCATGCCCCAGCGGCCCCGTCGCAGCAGATGCAACGGGCGCCACCCCCTCGGAACTCTAGGAGTCCTTGGCTCCCTTCAGCTCGGAATCCTCGCCGGGCTCCCAATCAACCTCGAGCTCATCCATGAGCTCCTGGGTCGAGTTTTCGATCTCCGTCGTGGCATCCTCCTCCGAAGACGGCTCCTCGGAGGCCTCTCCGGTGTCGGCAGCGTTCTCCTCAGCCGAGTCCTTCTCGTCCAGATCTTCAGAATCACCGTGGTACTCGCGAGTGAGCGCCTCGGCGAGCTCGTAGTTGCCCACGTTGGACTTCTCCACGATCTTCTTGAGCTCGCGGCTCTCCGAGTCGCTCAGCTCTTCCTCCCCCTCGTGGAACTTATTCACCAGTTCGGTGGCGCGCTCGCGGTACTTAGCCTCGCGCTGGATGCGCACGCGAGACTTGATCCACCAGGCGACGAGCACTGCGATCGTCAGTAGCCCCACCCAGCCGATGATCGGATAGACATTGGCCATCAGCGCTTCGAAGCCGAAGAAGCTCACGCCGAAGCCCACCAGGCAGACACCCAGGAACACCGGACGGTACTTATCGCGGTGATTGGCCGTCAGGCGACGCCCCAGCGCGTAGAACATGCCGATGCAGGTGTTGTAGATCATGATGAAGATAATCACGGCCATCACATAGGACAGCGGGTGATTGATGTGGTCGATCAAGCTCAGCATCGGCACGCTCGAATCCCCGACCACATCGAAGTTCGCGAGCAACACGAAGGTCGCCATCATCAGCATCGTCAGGTAGATCAGACCACCCATAAGGCCGCCTACACCCGCCTCGCGCGGCTTGGTGTTGGCACCGCCGATGACCAGGGCCATCGAGAGCCCCAGCAGCAGCGCGAGCCCCGTGTAGTTCAGCGCAGACAGCCACCACGGGCTAATCGGCGATTCCGCCCCCTGGGCCAACTGCCCCATTTCCGCCATGTCATCCGGCAGGTTGAACAGCGTGTAGCCGAAGGCGAAAAGCACCGCGATGATGATCAGCGGCGTCACCGTCGAAATGATGCTGGAAACTTTGTCGACGTCCATCAACCCGGTGATCATCACCAGGATCAGCATGATCAGCGAGCCGACCCAGGCGGGCCAGCCGAACTGCTGCTCCAGGTTGGACCCCGCCCCCGCGAGCATCACGAAGCCCACGGCAAACAGCGTGAAGGTCACGCCGAAGTCCAAGAACCTGGAGACGATCGGGTGGGACATGTTTCGGAACACCATGCGGTGCTCCTGCGCCAGGAAATAGCTGCCGAGCTGCAGGATCACTGCCCCGGCGATGGTCATCAGGACTCCGGCGAGCAGCGCGCCCCACAGCGCGGAAAGCCCAAAGGAGCCGAAATATTGAATGACCTCTTGACCAGTCGCGAAACCCGCGCCGACCAGGAGGCCCACAAAGGATAATGCAATTTTAAAAGTGTTTTTCAAAGACACTAATGAGAGCCTCTTTCGTAAATATCACAAATACGAACGCTTCCCAGTATTGCTTAATATTCCCTTATTCTCATATTGCGAAACTGTGTTCGCAGACACAAATCGCCCCCGCATCCCCTGGGTCACGCCAGTTCGCGGGCAAGATCCAGGAGCTTTTTCTCGGCGCCGACATCTCCCACCATTTGCACGCTGGTCGGAAGCCCGTCGCTGCCCTGCCCCATTGGCACGGCTAGCGCCGGCTGACCCGCGACATTCCACATGGCGGTGTAGGCGATCGAGGGCATGCTCAGCAGGGAGGCACGAATGGCTCCCTTCCCCACCAGCAGGTCAGCGCGGCGTGGCCGGTCGGCCACGGTCGGCGTGAGGATCGCATCAATACCCTCGCGGGCCATGATGTCCGAGACCTTGCGCCCAATGGCGGCTGCCTTTTTCTCCGCCCAGGACACCATCTTCGGCGTCATGAGCGCGCCCACCAGCTTGGTCAGTCGGTGGCGCTTTTCGATGCGATCGGGCTTTTCCAGCAGTCCGATTTCGCTCCGGATTCCGGCGAACATGAGGATCAGGAACGGCAGCGTGGGATCCGGCAGCCGAGCAGACAGCGGCCGAACCTCCACCCCCTGCGCCTCGAGCTGCGCGGTGGCACGCTTTCGCGCCTCGCGATTGGCCGTGGCCACCGGGATGAACGGCGTGCTCGAGCGGTCCAGCCACGCAACCCGCCAGGGCCTCTCCCCTTCGTGTCCACGCGGTCCGAGTGGAGCAGGATCGTAGTCCTGCAAGACGGACATCATCAGCTCGATGTCCTCCACCGTGCGCGCCATCGGGCCGGACGTCCCCAGGGACTTCCACAGGTCGGTATAGGGGGCGGTGGGCAGCACTCCCCGACCCGGTTTGAGCCCCACCAGCCCGCACATCGCCGCCGGGATTCTCACCGAGCCACCACCATCGCCGCCCATCGCGATCGGCACCATCCCCGCCGCTACCGCTGCGGCGGAGCCCCCAGAGGAGCCACCTGGGGTCCGGGAAAGATCGATCGGGTTGCGGGTCACCCCGTAACCCTGCGAGGAGGTCAGTGGATAAGCGCCGAACTCCGGCATGTGAGTCTTGCCGATGATGATCGCCCCCGCGGCGCGGAGCCGGGCGACGACCGCGGAGTCTGCGGTCTTCGGCGTGTGGTTCGCGCGGGTTCCAAAACTCGTCACCGCACCAGCGACATCGAGCTCCTCCTTAATGGCTACGGGGACGCCGTGGAGAGCTCCACGCTCCGAGGGATCAAGCTGGTCGAGCGCTGAAGCTGCCCGCAGGGCGTCTTCCGCAAAGACCTGGCTGAAAGCGTTGATGAACGCGTCTCGCTCCTCAATCCTTTCGAGGGCTGCGCGCACCCCTTCCACCGCCGAACGCTCCGCGACCCTCGCGCGCCACTGGTGCGCGTCGAGCTCGTGCCACGGGGCGTCCCCGACGTTTCCATGACGGGCACTGGCGTTGTTTTCCTGAGGCGCCATCTCCACTCACCGCTTTCTTTCGATCTATTTCCAGCTCCTGATCCCCCGCGCTACAGCGGGGCACAGCGCTCACCCGGTCACCCCACCCGGCGTGAGCCCTGCCACCCTCGGGTCGCGCTATGCCCCAGCGCCGGCCTTAGGCAGCGTGTACCTCAGCTGCTCGCCGACCCGCTTTCCGGAGTGGATGCAGCCGCCGAGGAAGGTTCCCTCCAGCGCGTTCTGGCCGTGCATACCGCCACCACCGAAGCCCGCGACCTCGCCGACCGCGTAGAGCCCCGGCAGGACTTCCCCATCGTTGGTGAGGCAGCGCCCAGCCAGGTCGGTCTCGATCCCGCCCAGGGTCTTTCGGGTCAGCACACTCAGACGCACGGCAATCAACGGCCCGTGCTTCGGGTCCATCAGCTCATGTGGCGAAGCACAGCGCACCACCTTGTCGCCCAGATACTGGCGTGCGGTGCGGATGTAGTTGATCTGATAGTCCTTGGAGAACTTATTCTCGATCTGGCTATCCCGATCCTCGATCTGGCGGCGCAGCTCGGCCTCGTCGACCTGTGGCTTATCCGGCCCGACCAGCTCGTTCATCTTCTTGACCAGGCTGCTGAGGTCGTCCGCGATCACCCAGTCCTCGCCGTGATCCATGAAGGCCTGCACGGCGACCTGCATGCCGGAGCCGAGCTTGGAGAGCAGCTTCTTTACGCTCTTGTCCGTGAGGTCCGGGTTCTGCTCGGAGCCGGAGAAGATGAACTCCTTGGCGGCGATGGTCTTGTTCAGGATGAACCAGCTGTAGCCCATCCCGGTGCGCCCAATATGGCTCAGTGCCGCGAGGTTATCGCCGCCCGGAATGAGGGTGCTGGGCAGCCGCTGCCCCGCAGCGTCCAGCCACATCGCGCTGGGACCTGGGATGATTCGGATGCCGTGGCCTGGCCAGATGGAGTTCCAGTTGTGCATGCCCTCCGGGTAGTGCCAGGTCCGGTCGGTGTTCACGAGGTTCGCGCCCGCAGTTTCGGAGATGCCGATCATGCGGCCGTCGACGTGGGCCGGCACGCCGGTGACCATGTCCTCCGGGGCGGGTCCCCAGCGGTCCGTCGGCCAGCGCTTGCGCACCAGGTCGAGGTTTCCGCCAATTCCGCCCGAGGCGACGACGGTGCCCGCCGCCCGGAACTCGAACTCACCCACCGCTGTTCGGGAGGACGCCTCGCCGCGCGGGAGGTCCGTGGCTTCCAGGACCGTGCCACGCACGCCCTCGATCCGGGTGCGCCCGTCGGCCCCGGATCCCGTGATCAGCTCGTCGACGCGGTGACGGAACTCGAAGCGGATGCGACCCTCCTGTTCCAGCTTCTCGACCTGCTCGCGGAAGACGCGGACGACCTCCGGTCCGGTCCCCCAGGTCAGGTGGAAACGCGGCACGCTGTTGCCGTGCCCGGAGGCGTCGCCGGAGCCGCGCTCCGCCCAGCCGACGGTGGGCAGGACGTTGAGCCCCAGGTTCTTCAGGTAGCTGCGCTTCTCGTTGGCGGCGAAGCGGACGTACTCCCGGCCCCAGGCCTTCGGCCAGCGGTCGTTCGGGGTGTCTTCGAATTGCGCGGAGTTCTCCCAGTCTCGCCAGGCGAGGTCTTCGCTGTCCTTGACCCCCATGAGCCGCTGCTCCGGGCTGTCGACGTAGAACAGGCCGCCGAGGGACCAGAACGCCTGTCCGCCGAGGTTATTACGGTTTTCCTGGTCCAGAATGAGGACGTTCAACCCGCTCGTTGCGGCCTCGTATGCGGTGACAAGGCCTGCCAGGCCTGCGCCGACGACGATGACGTCCGGATTCCACTGCGTGCTCAAACTGTCCTCCCCTTATCTACGGGCATCTGCCTCGGCTCCACGGGATCGTGGGGCGCGAATATAGATGGTTAGTTTAGGCAAAGGACATTGCTGTGTGCGTGAATTGCGAAATTTCCATCAACCCCTCGCGCGACCGACCCCGCCTCGCGCTAATGGCGGTGGCGAATAACGAACTGCATGCAGTCGATGTCGCCGGCGTCCACGAGAGCCTGGTGCAGCGCGAGCTGGAAGTCCCAGAGGCGGCGATAGATCGCGTCGAAGCCCGCGGCAGCAGCCTGTCGCTCGCGGGAAGCGAAGTGGGCACGCCACATCGGCAGGGTCGCCGCGAGGTGCGGCCCCAGGTGATTTTCGGCGACGACGTCCAGCCCGGCGGCGAAGATGTGCTGGCGGATCAGTGCCGCCGGCGAGTATTCCAGCGCGGGCCAGATGTAGCCACGCACCACGTCGAGGGATTCCCGCGCGGTATCGCGCATCTGCGGGGTGGCGACCAGGGTCTGCACCACGGCCACGCCCCCGTCCGCGAGGAGCCTATCCACGGCCCGGAAGAAGTGCCCAAGGCCACCTCGCCCCAGGGTTTCCAGCCGCTCGGTGGAGAAGATCGCGTCGTATTCGCCTGCCCATTGCCGCGGCGAGGGTACCGGGCCACTGATCAGCTCGACGCGCACGCCGCCGGCTACGCCGGCCTGGCGCACACGGGAGCGCACCACCTCGGCGTGCTCCTCATCGGAGGTCAGCACACTCACCGAGGCGCCCCGCTGGGCCGCGAGAATCGCTAGCTGACCGCCGGAACTCGAGAGTTCGAGGACGCGGTCGCCCGGGCCAACATTCGCCTCGTCCAGCATCAGATTGATGCGGCGCAGCTGCCCGGAGTTGAGGTCCTGGCGCTGCGCGTCGGCGGGCTTGAGGTACCAGGTTTCATCAAGAGTGACGGGCTGCTCCGGCTTGCTGAGTCGGCGGCGCACACCTGCCAAACCGCGGGGCTCGGGATTCTCCTCGTCATCCACTAGAGTCTCCCCGGTCCTGCGGTCGACCTGCACGGTTTCCGTGGTGCGGGCGGCAGAGGCAAACAACGCAGTGGCGGTGGCGCGGGTGGCTCCCGCGTACAGCTCCACGAGACCGTCGGGCAGCTCGCCGGCACGCACCGAGCCGAAGTTATGTCGCGGCTTGAGCGGGCTAATGCCACCGAGCAGGGTGTTCATTGGAGCCTCGAGGGGCTGGCTGAGAAGAACCTCCAGCACCTTGACCAGCGGATCGGCCCGCCACTCCCCGATCAGATAGCTTTCCGCGAGCCCCAGCCAGCCTTGGGCGACCACCCGGTCGAGCATGAGCCCGTCGCGTACCTCGAGGTAGGTCTCGTCCTTGGAGTCGAAGGAGACCCCCTCATCGTCCAAGAGTTTTTCCAGTCGCTCGCGAAATGCCTCGGATCGCTTGCCGAGGAACCGGCCGCGGGGCAGCTCAGCGAGGTGCGGCCACCGCTCGGGGTCGATATAGGGGTCGAGAGAGAAACGCTCCACGGGAACTATCAGACACTCCTCTCCCGGTGCTCGCGGGGCCGACTCGGCCATTCGCGGTGAAGTTATCCCTAAAGTTAGCCGATATTGTGGCCCAAACGGGGTATTAACACTCAGGAAGCAACTCATATCAGGTGGATCCCGGAAGTGCTTTAGAAGGCCTTAAGCATTAGGATTGTTGAAGCACGCTTCGTGAGGATCTCACAGGGTCCGTATATCAGCGAGAACTTGAATACAAAAACCAAAAATATTGTGCTGAGGAGCATTAGTTTCTTATGACCACCAACTCCCTTGGTCCAGCAGGTAAGCGCCACCACGTCGTCATCATCGGCGGCGGTTTCGGCGGTCTGTTCGCGGCAAAGAAGTTCAAGGGCAAGGACATCGCGGTCACCATCATCGACCGCACCAACCACCACCTGTTCCAGCCACTGCTGTACCAGGTCGCGACCGGTATCCTGTCTGAAGGTGAGATCGCACCTTCCATCCGCCAGCTGATGGCGGACGACGAGAACATCCGCGTGATCAAGGGCGAGGTCCGCAACATCGACATCGACGGCCAGAACGTCACCGCGGACCTGGGCGGCAAGGAAGCTGTCATCGAGTACGACTCCCTGATCCTCGCTGCGGGCGCTGCACAGTCCTACTTCGGTAATGACCACTTCGCCGAGTTCGCGCCGGGCATGAAGTCCGTCGACGATGCCCTGGAGATCCGTGCCCGCGTCACCGGCGCCTTCGAGCGCGCCGAGATCACCACTGACCCGGAGGAGCGCCGCCGCCTGCTGAACTTCGTCGTCGTCGGCGCGGGCCCGACCGGCGTGGAGCTGGCTGGTCAGCTGGCTGAGATGGCGCACCGCACCCTCGCCAAGGAGTTCCGCGAGGTTGACACCAACGACGCCCGCATCATCCTCATCGACGGTGGCCCGCAGGTTCTGCCTCCGTTCGGCAAGCGCCTGGGCCGCAAGGCTCGCCGCAAGCTTGAGGATCTTGGCGTCGAGGTCGTCCTGAACTCCCTGGTCACTAACGTGGACCGTGAGGGCGTGACCTACAAGAACATGAAGACGGGCGAGGAGTCCTCGATCCCGAGCTACGCCAAGATCTGGTCCGCCGGTGTGGCCGCTTCCCCGCTGGGCAAGCACGTCGCCGACCAGGCTGGTGTGGAGTCCGACCGCGCGGGCCGCGTCATGGTCAACGAGGACCTGACCCTGGGCGAGCACAAGAACGTCTTCCTGATCGGCGACATGATCAACCTCAACGGCCTGCCGGGCGTGGCCCAGGTCGCTATGCAGGGTGGTCAGTACGCTGCGAAGACCATCATCGACGAGATCGAGAACGGCACCAGCCCGGAAGCTCGCGCCCCGTTCGACTACTTCGACAAGGGCTCCATGGCGATCGTCTCCCGCTTCAACGCTGTGGTGAAGATCAACAAGGCCGAGGTCTCCGGCTTCATCGGTTGGCTGATGTGGCTGGCCCTGCACCTGCTGTACCTGGTCGGCTTCCGCAACCGCGCGATCGCCGCGTTCAGCTGGGGCCTGAACTCCGTTTCCCGCCGCCGCTGGCAGCTGGTTGCTACCCGCCAGCAGCTGCACGCCCGTAACGCGCTGAACAAGCTGCGCAAGCTGGAGGACGAGAAGGGCATCCGCTCCCTCGAGGTGCGCGATAACCTTAAGTTCGGCGAGGGGCGCGATACCCCGGCTGACGCCGACTAGTTCCCGCGCTGGCGCCCGAGGGCGCTAGAAAAGCTCGATCCCCGGCCCCACCTTCGTGGTGGGTGGCCGGGGATTTTTGCTTGGCGTTAACTCACTTATTCATCACGGCGGTCTTCAGCATGGTCAGGGCCAGCAGCTTCCCGGTCTCCTCATTGCGGTGCTCGACGCGCCACAGGTGGGAGGTCGACCCCAGGTGCTCAGCGGTCGCGGTGGAGACGATGACGTCGCCGGCCTTCGATGGCCGCAGGAAGTCGGTGTTGTTGTTCGTTCCGACGACGATCGGGCCCGCGCCCGCGGCAACAAAGCTGGCCATGCTGGCTGCGGTCTCCCCCAGCGTGGCGTAGATGCCCCCGTTGGTGATCCCCCAAGGCTGCAGGTGGATCGGTTGCACCTCAAGGCGCAGGGTGAGGGAATGAGGTGCTACCTCGGTGTAGCGAACACCCAGTGCCTCTTCCAATCCGTTGGTGGCGGTCATAATTCCGTTGAGGGTGTCGAGCTC
This window contains:
- a CDS encoding TrkH family potassium uptake protein, with the translated sequence MNRLSASLTQNPARLVSVGFLSLIVLGTFLLLMPFSAPDGNSVSPLEAFFTATSAVTLTGLGVRDTGTGFTAAGQVVILALIQIGGFGIMSLTSLAGLILSGRLGLKTKLYTVAERRTLTVGSVKSTIIGAIVLTVICELLVAGVLAIRMFTGGYVDSLGSAAWMGIFHAVSAFNNAGFGLNAGSLIPYVGDAWIVLPIGLAIVFGGLGFPVLDELIARVRLRRQRRKPPRLSMTARITLDGTAVLLIGGFVMFWVLERNHAFAELSSWDAALAAVFQSITTRTAGFQSVDFGEMSPNTLMGTDILMFIGGGSGGTAGGLKITTFFVVLAAIVAEIKGDKDTVVGGRRVDHTVIRQALTVGAVAVGVITFVIACLRTFNSQFSADQIHFEVISAFATVGLSTGITADLSGASQILLCVLMFMGRVGPITLVAALATTTPSKHYSYPAERPYIG
- a CDS encoding membrane protein, with amino-acid sequence MSLKNTFKIALSFVGLLVGAGFATGQEVIQYFGSFGLSALWGALLAGVLMTIAGAVILQLGSYFLAQEHRMVFRNMSHPIVSRFLDFGVTFTLFAVGFVMLAGAGSNLEQQFGWPAWVGSLIMLILVMITGLMDVDKVSSIISTVTPLIIIAVLFAFGYTLFNLPDDMAEMGQLAQGAESPISPWWLSALNYTGLALLLGLSMALVIGGANTKPREAGVGGLMGGLIYLTMLMMATFVLLANFDVVGDSSVPMLSLIDHINHPLSYVMAVIIFIMIYNTCIGMFYALGRRLTANHRDKYRPVFLGVCLVGFGVSFFGFEALMANVYPIIGWVGLLTIAVLVAWWIKSRVRIQREAKYRERATELVNKFHEGEEELSDSESRELKKIVEKSNVGNYELAEALTREYHGDSEDLDEKDSAEENAADTGEASEEPSSEEDATTEIENSTQELMDELEVDWEPGEDSELKGAKDS
- a CDS encoding amidase family protein — encoded protein: MAPQENNASARHGNVGDAPWHELDAHQWRARVAERSAVEGVRAALERIEERDAFINAFSQVFAEDALRAASALDQLDPSERGALHGVPVAIKEELDVAGAVTSFGTRANHTPKTADSAVVARLRAAGAIIIGKTHMPEFGAYPLTSSQGYGVTRNPIDLSRTPGGSSGGSAAAVAAGMVPIAMGGDGGGSVRIPAAMCGLVGLKPGRGVLPTAPYTDLWKSLGTSGPMARTVEDIELMMSVLQDYDPAPLGPRGHEGERPWRVAWLDRSSTPFIPVATANREARKRATAQLEAQGVEVRPLSARLPDPTLPFLILMFAGIRSEIGLLEKPDRIEKRHRLTKLVGALMTPKMVSWAEKKAAAIGRKVSDIMAREGIDAILTPTVADRPRRADLLVGKGAIRASLLSMPSIAYTAMWNVAGQPALAVPMGQGSDGLPTSVQMVGDVGAEKKLLDLARELA
- a CDS encoding FAD-binding dehydrogenase, giving the protein MSTQWNPDVIVVGAGLAGLVTAYEAATSGLNVLILDQENRNNLGGQAFWSLGGLFYVDSPEQRLMGVKDSEDLAWRDWENSAQFEDTPNDRWPKAWGREYVRFAANEKRSYLKNLGLNVLPTVGWAERGSGDASGHGNSVPRFHLTWGTGPEVVRVFREQVEKLEQEGRIRFEFRHRVDELITGSGADGRTRIEGVRGTVLEATDLPRGEASSRTAVGEFEFRAAGTVVASGGIGGNLDLVRKRWPTDRWGPAPEDMVTGVPAHVDGRMIGISETAGANLVNTDRTWHYPEGMHNWNSIWPGHGIRIIPGPSAMWLDAAGQRLPSTLIPGGDNLAALSHIGRTGMGYSWFILNKTIAAKEFIFSGSEQNPDLTDKSVKKLLSKLGSGMQVAVQAFMDHGEDWVIADDLSSLVKKMNELVGPDKPQVDEAELRRQIEDRDSQIENKFSKDYQINYIRTARQYLGDKVVRCASPHELMDPKHGPLIAVRLSVLTRKTLGGIETDLAGRCLTNDGEVLPGLYAVGEVAGFGGGGMHGQNALEGTFLGGCIHSGKRVGEQLRYTLPKAGAGA
- a CDS encoding class I SAM-dependent methyltransferase, with the protein product MSCFLSVNTPFGPQYRLTLGITSPRMAESAPRAPGEECLIVPVERFSLDPYIDPERWPHLAELPRGRFLGKRSEAFRERLEKLLDDEGVSFDSKDETYLEVRDGLMLDRVVAQGWLGLAESYLIGEWRADPLVKVLEVLLSQPLEAPMNTLLGGISPLKPRHNFGSVRAGELPDGLVELYAGATRATATALFASAARTTETVQVDRRTGETLVDDEENPEPRGLAGVRRRLSKPEQPVTLDETWYLKPADAQRQDLNSGQLRRINLMLDEANVGPGDRVLELSSSGGQLAILAAQRGASVSVLTSDEEHAEVVRSRVRQAGVAGGVRVELISGPVPSPRQWAGEYDAIFSTERLETLGRGGLGHFFRAVDRLLADGGVAVVQTLVATPQMRDTARESLDVVRGYIWPALEYSPAALIRQHIFAAGLDVVAENHLGPHLAATLPMWRAHFASRERQAAAAGFDAIYRRLWDFQLALHQALVDAGDIDCMQFVIRHRH
- a CDS encoding NAD(P)/FAD-dependent oxidoreductase, producing MTTNSLGPAGKRHHVVIIGGGFGGLFAAKKFKGKDIAVTIIDRTNHHLFQPLLYQVATGILSEGEIAPSIRQLMADDENIRVIKGEVRNIDIDGQNVTADLGGKEAVIEYDSLILAAGAAQSYFGNDHFAEFAPGMKSVDDALEIRARVTGAFERAEITTDPEERRRLLNFVVVGAGPTGVELAGQLAEMAHRTLAKEFREVDTNDARIILIDGGPQVLPPFGKRLGRKARRKLEDLGVEVVLNSLVTNVDREGVTYKNMKTGEESSIPSYAKIWSAGVAASPLGKHVADQAGVESDRAGRVMVNEDLTLGEHKNVFLIGDMINLNGLPGVAQVAMQGGQYAAKTIIDEIENGTSPEARAPFDYFDKGSMAIVSRFNAVVKINKAEVSGFIGWLMWLALHLLYLVGFRNRAIAAFSWGLNSVSRRRWQLVATRQQLHARNALNKLRKLEDEKGIRSLEVRDNLKFGEGRDTPADAD
- a CDS encoding PaaI family thioesterase, whose product is MNEHVKTMLELSSTAGQRKLTGEELDTLNGIMTATNGLEEALGVRYTEVAPHSLTLRLEVQPIHLQPWGITNGGIYATLGETAASMASFVAAGAGPIVVGTNNNTDFLRPSKAGDVIVSTATAEHLGSTSHLWRVEHRNEETGKLLALTMLKTAVMNK